From Banduia mediterranea, the proteins below share one genomic window:
- the nuoJ gene encoding NADH-quinone oxidoreductase subunit J, producing the protein MEFVFYSASIIALFAALRVVTNTNPVHALLYMVLTLLAIAAMFFALGAPFAGVLEVIVYAGAIVVLFVFVVMMLNLGPETVAQERQWLRPRMWIGPGLLSLALLVEIVIALASRPGELAGAETVSAKAVGIALYGPYLLAVELASMMLLAGLVVAWHLGKHDDQGSVR; encoded by the coding sequence ATGGAATTCGTCTTCTACAGTGCCTCGATCATCGCCCTGTTCGCGGCCCTGCGTGTGGTCACCAATACCAACCCGGTGCACGCGCTGCTGTACATGGTGCTGACGCTGCTCGCGATCGCCGCGATGTTCTTCGCCCTGGGCGCGCCATTCGCCGGTGTGCTGGAAGTCATCGTCTACGCCGGCGCCATCGTCGTGCTGTTCGTGTTCGTGGTGATGATGCTCAACCTCGGGCCGGAGACGGTGGCGCAGGAGCGCCAGTGGCTGCGACCGCGCATGTGGATCGGCCCGGGCTTGCTGTCCTTGGCGCTGCTGGTGGAAATCGTGATCGCGCTGGCGAGCCGCCCCGGTGAGCTGGCCGGCGCCGAGACCGTCAGCGCCAAGGCCGTGGGCATCGCCCTGTACGGCCCCTACCTGCTGGCCGTGGAACTCGCTTCGATGATGCTGCTCGCCGGCTTGGTGGTGGCCTGGCATCTGGGCAAGCATGACGACCAAGGAAGCGTCCGATGA